Proteins from one Bradyrhizobium amphicarpaeae genomic window:
- a CDS encoding GMC family oxidoreductase: MLEQDYDTIVIGGGSAGATLAARLSENPSHRVLLLEAGQDLRTATTPEHIRIPNPMRAIGDDDFRWPNLLARRTERQEPLLLWRGRAMGGSSTINGQIAIRAVPDDLDRWAEAGCTGWSWDEMLPFFCKLETDKNFPEAAWHGDRGPIPVYRAPIPDWGNVDRALRSSALALGYGWCEDHNAPEGTGVSPYAINSEAGLRISTNDGYLEPARGRANLTIVGNALVDTIVFEGNRLHASGVRVRVNGQSYTPRAAREVILCAGAIHSPAILQRSGIGPAALLERLGIAVRADLPVGENLLDHPIVNALLHLRDDRQVSTLMHRHTNCCLRYSSGLAGAGDNDMIMIAGNLARTPQALAVVSLGRIAVSVYQAFSQGSVRITTTDPEVDPAVEERMLSDPRDLERMRDGVRRLREICLQPAVTDIASRVDYGNSGHSMDAPFSDAELDDWLFAECSDAQHASGTCRMGAASDPRSVVDPECRVIGYTGLRVVDASIMPEVPRANTHLTTVAIAERMAERLRKTSIS; encoded by the coding sequence ATGCTTGAGCAGGATTACGACACCATCGTCATCGGCGGCGGTTCCGCCGGCGCCACCTTGGCGGCGCGGCTCAGCGAAAACCCCTCGCATCGCGTGCTGCTGCTCGAGGCGGGGCAGGATCTGCGCACGGCGACCACGCCGGAGCATATCCGCATCCCGAACCCGATGCGCGCCATCGGCGATGACGACTTCCGCTGGCCGAACCTGCTCGCGCGGCGCACCGAGCGGCAAGAGCCGCTGCTGCTCTGGCGCGGCCGTGCCATGGGCGGCAGCTCGACCATCAACGGCCAGATCGCGATCCGCGCCGTTCCCGATGATCTCGATCGCTGGGCGGAGGCAGGCTGCACCGGCTGGTCATGGGACGAGATGCTGCCCTTCTTCTGCAAGCTCGAGACCGACAAGAATTTCCCCGAGGCCGCCTGGCACGGCGACCGCGGTCCGATCCCGGTGTATCGCGCGCCGATTCCGGATTGGGGCAATGTCGACCGGGCGCTGCGATCGTCGGCGCTGGCGCTGGGCTATGGCTGGTGCGAGGACCACAACGCGCCTGAGGGCACCGGCGTCTCGCCTTATGCGATCAACAGCGAAGCGGGCCTGCGCATCTCCACCAATGACGGCTATCTGGAGCCGGCGCGCGGCCGCGCCAATCTCACCATCGTCGGCAACGCACTGGTCGACACCATCGTGTTCGAGGGCAACCGGCTGCATGCCAGCGGCGTCCGGGTCCGCGTCAACGGCCAGTCCTATACGCCGCGCGCCGCGCGTGAGGTGATCCTCTGCGCCGGCGCGATCCATTCGCCGGCGATCCTGCAACGCTCCGGCATCGGCCCCGCCGCGCTGCTGGAGCGGCTCGGCATCGCGGTCCGCGCCGACCTGCCGGTCGGCGAGAACCTGCTGGATCATCCGATCGTCAACGCGCTGCTGCATCTGCGCGACGACCGCCAGGTCTCGACGCTGATGCACCGGCACACCAATTGCTGCCTGCGCTATTCGTCGGGGCTTGCGGGCGCCGGCGACAACGACATGATCATGATCGCAGGTAACCTCGCCCGCACGCCGCAAGCGCTGGCCGTGGTCTCGCTGGGACGCATCGCGGTCTCCGTCTATCAGGCCTTTAGCCAGGGCAGCGTCCGCATCACCACCACCGACCCCGAAGTCGATCCTGCGGTCGAGGAACGGATGCTGTCCGACCCGCGCGATCTCGAGAGGATGCGCGACGGCGTCCGCCGCCTGCGCGAAATCTGCCTGCAGCCTGCCGTGACCGACATCGCCTCCCGCGTCGATTACGGCAACAGCGGACACTCCATGGACGCGCCTTTCAGCGACGCCGAGCTTGATGACTGGCTGTTCGCCGAGTGCAGCGATGCCCAGCATGCCAGCGGCACCTGCCGCATGGGCGCGGCCTCCGATCCGCGCTCCGTCGTCGATCCCGAGTGCCGGGTGATCGGCTACACGGGCCTGCGGGTGGTCGATGCCTCGATCATGCCGGAAGTGCCGCGCGCCAATACGCACCTGACCACGGTCGCCATCGCCGAGCGGATGGCTGAGCGGTTGAGGAAAACGTCGATTTCGTAG
- a CDS encoding DUF2312 domain-containing protein, translating into MSDITIPGGKIRSFVERIENLDSEMQELSEQKKEVFAEAKGDGFDVKILKEIIKLRKEDKNERDERESLLDLYMRAMETATPEQAKAA; encoded by the coding sequence ATGTCCGACATCACCATTCCCGGCGGCAAGATCCGTTCGTTCGTCGAGCGGATCGAGAACCTCGACAGCGAAATGCAGGAGTTGAGCGAACAGAAGAAGGAAGTCTTCGCGGAAGCCAAGGGCGATGGCTTCGACGTGAAGATCCTCAAGGAGATCATCAAGCTGCGCAAGGAAGACAAGAACGAGCGCGACGAGCGCGAGAGCCTGCTCGACCTCTACATGCGCGCGATGGAGACGGCCACG